A genomic stretch from Rhodobacterales bacterium HKCCA1288 includes:
- a CDS encoding autotransporter-associated beta strand repeat-containing protein encodes MTHRIRAVCAAPISLAKQTGIRQRSLRKHCRLGRATELVFITALGTAVMIGGGAAAQSVTYTDGQNRTDTVDTAGGVDLTVNGADAATQSGVVSGAGDVNKRGSGTLTLSGANTYTGVTKIHAGTLDVTGSIASSRINLFRGELRVDGASLRDDATVILSAGATLTLAGDETIGSLSEVAIPALGTVALGTHRLTLTSGTGVDAEYFGAITGSGGITVTGGTHQLIGGTSGLDNTFTGEVRVTGGSLLLRANGSTSAVVSGGTLSGTLGSGLTLTISDTGTFSNSRTQTIASLTQSGTGTLAGNQNLTITGAYNLSGGSVSNTATITAGTFTMSGGSINSGATVNSGSTKTLSGGTIAGTLGGAGATSVTGSVVVSGTLSGSATTINAGTLQIGDGGTTGSLGTGNVVNNANLTFNRSDDLTVTNVISGTGGITQAGTGTLTLSGANTYTGATTITAGTLRVTNINALGGITGNTVVSDGATLEVETGGSAPLREGTITLNGTGVGGGGALRFSGIGGNIASNISLGSNASIVSVASGTVIFSGEYRDAFGRALYNITGNNHDLTFGGTGRMIVEADIILGTGSLIKTGGGQLDLLGSTSLSGTFAVNEGRVEFVAGGNLTSTGLVTVASGAQLNLVGNNSIGNLSGAGGLELANGTLTLGDGSDQSFSGVISDSTRSEGNLTKQGSGTLTLSGANTCRGVTTINAGILRATHNAALGTTAGGTVVASGASLEFSGGITTSENITLSGTGVGGGGALRNISGNNVLSGAITLMGDTLLNNNTGSFITGGLDLNGSISGAGHTLSFSGNSRFSLNGNIATGTGGITKSGTGRVILTGTNSFTGDVVINQGDLWVRNGNAIADTVLVRVNSGGTFRIDGAETVGNVSGAGNVDIGVLGGAGHLTLGDTTDTEISGVISGGNGNLTKQGTGTLTLSGTNTYTGTTTINAGRLAVNGSITSASTVNSGGTLGGSGTVGAVTVNAGGRLAAGNSIGTLNTSSVTLNAGAILEVEVDPSDAARADLINVTGDFTINGATLRHVGEAGTYVPSRTWRIVTTTGAVSGTFGTVTSDYTFLDPTAIYGPNFVDLRLMRNDVSFESIARTRNQRETSRGISTISGSDPYNTLVTLSGDAARNALDQFSGAGLAAIGSGQLGEGQGMVDTLSGQMGGAGGGIVTASSRGTGGAAPLWANLYGTGASRDVDGITTDLRNGGVMIGHDLDFGAWQGGVMVGFGQSRTDTTTLRTTSKTDSFSLGTYAARSFGEMDVNLGLIATWGDVQSTRTLAVGALNQTLQARYSTRMLTGFGEVARRFEGAVWSATPFARITQQWLQNDSFAETGGTAALTRGAETTNQTLLSLGAEVERALGIGTLSANFALTQSFGAGAQATYRLGNSTPFTIEGDAARDTSVDLGLGYDITLPNAATLSLTAGTTRQGETNTRRIGVNLGMRF; translated from the coding sequence ATGACACACAGAATACGCGCTGTCTGCGCTGCGCCGATTTCATTGGCCAAACAGACAGGCATCCGCCAACGCAGCCTGCGCAAACATTGCCGCCTTGGCCGGGCGACCGAGCTGGTCTTTATCACCGCCCTTGGCACGGCGGTCATGATCGGCGGCGGGGCTGCGGCGCAAAGCGTGACCTATACCGACGGACAAAACCGCACCGATACTGTGGACACCGCAGGCGGTGTTGACCTGACGGTGAATGGCGCCGATGCCGCCACGCAATCGGGCGTGGTATCGGGCGCGGGTGACGTCAACAAGCGCGGCAGCGGCACGCTGACGCTTTCGGGCGCGAATACCTATACGGGTGTCACCAAGATCCACGCGGGCACGCTGGACGTGACGGGGTCCATCGCGTCGTCTCGCATCAACCTCTTCCGCGGTGAACTCCGCGTGGATGGAGCCTCGCTGCGGGATGATGCAACGGTCATACTTTCGGCAGGTGCGACCCTCACACTTGCGGGGGACGAGACGATCGGGTCACTTTCTGAGGTGGCCATTCCTGCGTTGGGCACGGTCGCGTTGGGCACCCACAGGCTGACTCTCACGTCGGGGACGGGGGTTGACGCCGAATACTTCGGGGCCATCACCGGCTCAGGCGGCATAACGGTGACCGGCGGCACCCATCAACTGATTGGTGGTACCAGCGGTCTCGACAATACCTTTACCGGGGAAGTCCGTGTGACCGGCGGAAGCCTGTTACTGAGAGCGAATGGATCGACCAGTGCCGTCGTCTCTGGCGGGACCCTTTCCGGAACGCTGGGGAGCGGTCTCACACTCACGATCTCGGATACCGGCACTTTCTCCAACAGCAGAACACAGACCATCGCCAGCTTGACGCAAAGTGGCACTGGCACATTGGCGGGCAATCAAAACCTGACGATTACGGGGGCTTATAACCTCAGCGGCGGTTCCGTGAGCAATACCGCCACGATCACGGCAGGCACATTCACCATGTCGGGGGGCAGCATCAATTCGGGCGCAACGGTAAATTCGGGCAGCACGAAAACTCTGTCGGGTGGCACGATTGCGGGCACTTTGGGCGGGGCGGGGGCCACATCGGTAACGGGCAGTGTCGTTGTCAGCGGCACATTAAGCGGCAGCGCAACCACGATCAACGCAGGCACGTTGCAAATCGGTGATGGCGGCACAACGGGCAGTTTGGGTACGGGCAATGTGGTCAATAACGCCAATCTGACCTTTAACCGCAGCGATGATTTGACGGTGACCAATGTGATTTCTGGCACAGGCGGGATCACGCAGGCGGGCACAGGCACACTGACGCTGTCAGGGGCGAACACCTATACGGGCGCAACGACGATCACCGCAGGCACATTGCGCGTCACGAATATCAATGCGCTTGGGGGCATAACGGGCAATACGGTCGTCTCCGATGGCGCAACGCTTGAGGTCGAAACGGGCGGAAGCGCGCCTTTGCGGGAAGGCACGATCACGCTGAACGGCACGGGCGTTGGGGGCGGCGGCGCGCTGCGCTTTTCGGGGATAGGTGGCAACATCGCCTCAAACATCTCCCTTGGGTCGAACGCGTCTATTGTGAGTGTCGCGTCGGGCACGGTGATCTTCTCAGGCGAATACAGAGACGCGTTCGGCCGTGCTCTATATAACATCACGGGCAATAATCACGACCTCACCTTCGGCGGAACGGGCCGGATGATTGTCGAAGCCGATATCATACTTGGCACGGGGTCGCTGATCAAAACAGGGGGCGGGCAGCTTGATCTATTGGGCAGCACCAGTCTTTCGGGGACATTCGCCGTCAATGAAGGCAGGGTTGAGTTCGTAGCGGGCGGCAATCTTACCTCGACAGGGCTTGTCACCGTGGCCTCTGGCGCGCAACTGAATTTGGTTGGCAACAATTCGATCGGCAATCTTTCTGGCGCGGGCGGGTTGGAGCTGGCCAATGGCACGCTGACCCTCGGCGATGGCAGTGACCAAAGTTTTTCGGGGGTGATTTCGGATAGCACGCGTAGTGAGGGCAACCTGACCAAACAAGGCAGCGGCACATTGACCCTTTCGGGGGCCAATACCTGTAGGGGCGTGACCACGATCAACGCGGGCATTTTGCGCGCAACCCATAACGCGGCCCTTGGCACAACGGCGGGCGGCACGGTGGTGGCCAGCGGGGCCAGCTTGGAATTCTCAGGCGGCATCACCACGTCCGAGAACATCACCCTATCGGGCACAGGTGTTGGCGGTGGCGGCGCGCTGCGCAACATCAGCGGTAACAATGTGTTGAGCGGCGCGATCACCCTTATGGGCGACACACTGCTGAACAATAACACGGGAAGTTTTATCACAGGCGGTCTGGATCTGAACGGTAGCATTTCAGGCGCAGGTCACACGTTGTCTTTCAGCGGCAACAGCCGTTTTTCCCTGAATGGCAACATTGCCACTGGAACAGGCGGCATCACAAAATCGGGGACGGGACGGGTTATTCTTACTGGAACCAACAGCTTTACGGGCGATGTTGTGATCAACCAAGGTGATCTTTGGGTTCGAAATGGCAACGCGATTGCCGATACGGTCTTGGTGCGCGTGAACAGCGGCGGGACTTTTCGCATAGACGGGGCTGAAACCGTTGGGAATGTATCGGGGGCGGGCAATGTTGACATTGGCGTATTGGGGGGGGCTGGCCACCTGACCCTTGGCGATACGACCGATACCGAGATTTCGGGCGTGATTTCGGGTGGCAACGGCAACCTGACCAAACAAGGCACGGGCACGCTGACCCTATCGGGCACCAACACCTACACAGGCACGACGACCATCAACGCGGGCCGCTTGGCGGTGAACGGGTCGATCACCTCGGCCAGCACGGTCAATTCGGGCGGCACGCTTGGCGGTTCGGGCACGGTAGGGGCGGTCACGGTCAACGCGGGCGGGCGCTTGGCGGCGGGCAATTCCATTGGAACCTTGAACACAAGCAGCGTGACGCTGAACGCGGGGGCGATCTTGGAGGTCGAGGTTGACCCAAGCGATGCGGCCCGCGCCGATCTGATCAATGTCACGGGCGATTTCACGATCAATGGCGCAACGCTGCGCCATGTGGGGGAGGCAGGCACTTATGTGCCCTCCCGCACATGGCGGATCGTCACCACCACGGGCGCGGTCAGCGGCACATTTGGCACGGTCACCTCGGATTATACCTTCTTGGACCCGACCGCGATTTATGGGCCGAATTTCGTGGACCTGCGGCTGATGCGCAATGATGTCTCCTTTGAAAGCATCGCCCGCACCCGCAACCAACGCGAGACCTCGCGGGGGATCAGCACGATCTCGGGCAGTGATCCCTATAACACCCTTGTCACCCTTTCAGGCGATGCCGCGCGCAATGCGCTGGATCAATTCTCGGGCGCGGGTTTGGCTGCGATCGGGTCGGGGCAATTGGGCGAAGGTCAGGGGATGGTCGACACGCTGTCGGGCCAGATGGGCGGCGCGGGCGGCGGGATTGTGACCGCGTCAAGCCGTGGCACGGGTGGCGCGGCGCCGCTTTGGGCCAATCTCTATGGCACAGGCGCCAGCCGCGATGTCGATGGCATCACCACCGATCTGCGCAATGGCGGCGTGATGATCGGCCATGATCTGGATTTCGGCGCATGGCAAGGCGGGGTGATGGTCGGCTTTGGGCAAAGCCGCACCGACACCACCACCTTGCGCACCACGTCCAAGACCGACAGTTTCAGCCTTGGCACCTATGCCGCGCGCAGCTTTGGCGAGATGGATGTGAACCTTGGCCTGATCGCCACTTGGGGCGATGTGCAATCGACCCGCACACTGGCGGTGGGGGCGCTGAACCAGACGTTGCAGGCGCGCTATTCCACCCGAATGCTGACGGGCTTTGGCGAGGTCGCACGGCGCTTTGAGGGGGCGGTCTGGTCTGCCACGCCCTTTGCGCGGATCACGCAGCAATGGCTGCAAAATGACAGCTTTGCGGAGACGGGCGGCACGGCCGCCCTGACGCGGGGGGCTGAGACCACCAACCAAACCCTGCTGAGCCTTGGCGCGGAGGTGGAGCGCGCGCTTGGCATCGGCACGCTTTCGGCCAATTTTGCGCTGACCCAATCCTTTGGCGCAGGCGCGCAGGCCACCTACCGCCTTGGCAATTCCACGCCCTTTACGATTGAGGGCGATGCCGCGCGGGACACAAGCGTGGATCTGGGTCTGGGCTATGACATCACCTTGCCCAATGCAGCGACCCTCAGCCTAACTGCGGGCACCACCCGCCAAGGCGAGACAAACACGCGGCGGATTGGCGTGAATTTAGGCATGCGGTTCTAA
- a CDS encoding glycine cleavage system protein T: MQVQDFGFGTQIRKSPYFDATVRWGAQGFSVYNHMYIPRDFGDPEANFWNLVNDAILCDVAVERQVEVTGPDAAAFVQMLTPRNLSNMAVGQCKYVLMTNASGGILNDPILLRLGENHFWFSLADSDILLWAQGVAVHSGMDVTITEPDVSPLQLQGPKSGEIMKALFGDEIADLRYYWFREMELDGIPLIVSRTGWSSELGYEIYLRNSEYGDALWERIMATGLPMGLKPGHTSTIRRIEGGMLSYHADADIQTNPFELGLDRLVDLEMEADFIGKFALQRIRDNGITRRQVGVILDGAPLATPNTRFWALSHQGQPVGKVTSAVYSPRLQANIALAMVDLAAAELGTELEVTTHEGPRQARVVEKPFFDPRKELAAGAKAASISA; the protein is encoded by the coding sequence ATGCAGGTTCAGGATTTTGGCTTTGGCACGCAAATTCGCAAATCGCCCTATTTTGACGCAACCGTGCGCTGGGGCGCGCAGGGGTTTTCGGTTTACAACCACATGTATATCCCCCGCGATTTCGGCGATCCTGAGGCGAATTTCTGGAACCTCGTCAATGACGCCATCTTGTGCGATGTGGCGGTAGAGCGTCAGGTTGAGGTCACGGGGCCAGATGCAGCGGCATTCGTGCAGATGCTGACGCCACGCAATTTGTCCAACATGGCGGTGGGCCAGTGCAAATATGTTTTGATGACCAATGCCTCGGGCGGGATTTTGAACGACCCCATCCTTCTGCGCCTTGGTGAAAACCATTTTTGGTTCTCGCTTGCCGATAGCGATATCCTGCTATGGGCGCAGGGCGTGGCGGTGCATTCGGGGATGGATGTCACCATCACCGAGCCTGATGTGTCGCCCCTTCAGCTGCAAGGCCCGAAATCGGGCGAGATCATGAAGGCGCTGTTTGGCGATGAGATTGCCGATCTGCGCTATTACTGGTTCCGTGAGATGGAGTTGGACGGCATCCCCCTGATCGTGTCCCGCACAGGATGGTCAAGCGAGCTTGGCTATGAAATTTATCTACGCAATTCGGAATATGGCGATGCGCTGTGGGAACGGATCATGGCCACGGGTCTGCCGATGGGGTTGAAGCCAGGTCACACCTCCACAATCCGCCGCATTGAAGGGGGGATGCTGTCTTATCACGCGGATGCAGATATCCAGACCAACCCGTTCGAATTGGGCCTTGATCGCTTGGTCGATCTCGAGATGGAGGCAGATTTCATCGGAAAATTCGCGCTGCAACGCATCCGTGACAATGGGATCACCCGCCGTCAGGTGGGCGTGATTTTGGATGGGGCGCCCTTGGCCACGCCAAACACCCGTTTCTGGGCGCTGTCGCATCAGGGGCAACCCGTGGGCAAAGTGACTTCTGCGGTCTATTCGCCACGGTTGCAGGCCAATATCGCATTGGCCATGGTCGATCTGGCCGCCGCAGAGCTTGGCACAGAATTAGAGGTCACAACGCATGAGGGGCCACGGCAGGCCCGTGTTGTGGAAAAACCGTTCTTTGATCCCCGCAAAGAATTGGCTGCGGGTGCTAAGGCCGCCTCAATCAGCGCATAA
- a CDS encoding Lrp/AsnC family transcriptional regulator, translating into MSGGCVLRDRLGLDATDIRILSAVQKHGQLSKTKLAELVNLSATPCWARLTRLRAAGYIKGYHADIVLDAVLDTTRVIVTLSLSRHRKTDFERFEAYVLGRDEIINCVSTGGGSDYVMTVVTTSMAEFQDLMETMLQADLLIERYMTYFATRLVKAEQPNLAKLVTQARKTP; encoded by the coding sequence ATGAGTGGGGGATGTGTTTTGCGAGATCGACTAGGCCTTGATGCAACGGATATCCGCATTCTCAGTGCGGTGCAGAAGCATGGTCAATTAAGCAAAACAAAACTGGCGGAACTGGTGAACCTGTCTGCTACGCCCTGTTGGGCGCGCCTCACACGGTTGCGGGCCGCGGGATATATCAAAGGATATCACGCAGATATCGTTCTTGATGCGGTGCTCGACACCACACGGGTGATTGTGACCCTCTCGCTATCACGCCACCGCAAAACGGATTTTGAGCGCTTCGAGGCCTATGTGCTTGGCCGCGATGAAATCATCAACTGCGTCTCAACAGGGGGTGGGTCTGACTATGTGATGACAGTTGTCACCACATCCATGGCGGAATTCCAAGATTTGATGGAAACCATGCTGCAGGCTGATCTGCTGATTGAGCGCTACATGACCTATTTTGCAACGCGTTTGGTCAAGGCCGAACAGCCCAATCTGGCCAAGCTTGTTACGCAAGCGCGCAAAACCCCCTAG
- a CDS encoding DUF393 domain-containing protein: MTEHSTPSTPKIELLYNADCPICNWEINQYKKHAPDHLRFVPITDEAAADWGISPDTALRALHLRDTGNPDLHQTGVAAFLALWQAMPRTRWIARLVGLWPLRPLVDWAYRKVAAPALYHLHQRRRAKRGDRS; encoded by the coding sequence ATGACCGAGCATAGCACCCCTTCGACCCCGAAAATCGAACTGCTTTACAATGCCGATTGTCCCATCTGCAATTGGGAGATCAATCAGTATAAGAAACACGCGCCCGACCATCTGCGTTTTGTGCCCATCACCGATGAGGCCGCCGCAGATTGGGGCATCAGCCCTGATACAGCTTTGCGGGCGCTGCATTTACGCGACACAGGCAACCCTGATCTGCATCAAACGGGGGTTGCGGCCTTTTTGGCGCTTTGGCAGGCCATGCCGCGCACAAGATGGATTGCGCGTCTGGTTGGGCTATGGCCGCTGCGCCCCTTAGTGGATTGGGCCTATCGCAAAGTGGCGGCACCCGCCCTTTACCATTTGCACCAACGGCGCAGGGCAAAACGGGGGGACAGATCGTGA